A genomic window from Actinomycetaceae bacterium MB13-C1-2 includes:
- the mmsB gene encoding multiple monosaccharide ABC transporter permease produces MSKTRDLLKNTFGTSLRQSGIFLALVAIVIIFSILQPTFLSPNNLTNIVLQYSYILVLAIGMLFVIVLGQIDLSVGSVVALTGAISAVLVIRQGMPWWVGVLVALLVGVLVGAFQGFWVAFVGIPGFIVTLAGMMMFRGLTYNVLDNVSLSPFPKGYYNIANGFLNGLFGGYGVDNFTLVIFAIGVVGYIVSAWRTRSEKAKYGQSVGNLWIFVVKMVIIAAVVMAFAYKLASARGLPIVLIILAVLILVYGFVSQKTVFGRDVYAIGGNKTAAALSGINVRAVSFWVYVNMGFLAGVAGVLYSARMNGAQPGAGNMFELDAIAACFVGGASTTGGIGRVNGALIGGLVMAVLSNGMQLMGASTSTQQIVKGAVLLLAVAFDVYNKRRSAVSA; encoded by the coding sequence GTGAGCAAAACGCGGGATCTTCTGAAAAACACGTTTGGCACTAGCCTTCGGCAGTCAGGCATCTTCCTCGCACTTGTTGCGATCGTCATCATTTTCTCGATTCTGCAGCCGACGTTTCTGTCGCCCAATAATCTGACGAACATCGTCCTGCAGTACTCGTACATTCTGGTGCTAGCGATCGGAATGCTGTTCGTGATCGTGCTCGGTCAAATCGACCTGTCTGTGGGTTCGGTTGTGGCGTTGACCGGTGCTATCTCAGCAGTGTTGGTAATCCGCCAGGGTATGCCGTGGTGGGTTGGGGTTCTGGTAGCGCTTCTCGTCGGTGTTCTGGTTGGAGCGTTCCAGGGATTTTGGGTTGCATTCGTTGGAATTCCAGGCTTCATTGTCACCCTTGCAGGAATGATGATGTTCCGAGGTCTTACCTACAACGTTCTTGACAATGTTTCGCTTTCACCGTTCCCGAAGGGGTACTACAACATCGCTAACGGATTCCTTAATGGACTGTTTGGCGGGTACGGGGTCGATAACTTCACGTTGGTCATCTTTGCAATCGGCGTTGTCGGATACATCGTTTCGGCATGGCGTACTCGTTCAGAAAAGGCGAAGTACGGCCAATCTGTCGGTAACCTGTGGATCTTCGTTGTAAAGATGGTGATTATCGCTGCGGTCGTTATGGCATTTGCCTACAAGCTCGCAAGTGCCCGTGGCCTGCCAATTGTTCTGATCATTCTGGCTGTGCTGATCCTTGTTTACGGATTTGTTTCCCAGAAAACGGTCTTCGGTCGCGATGTCTACGCGATTGGCGGCAACAAGACGGCAGCTGCACTCTCTGGCATTAACGTGCGCGCGGTTTCTTTCTGGGTGTATGTCAACATGGGATTCCTTGCCGGTGTTGCGGGCGTGCTTTATTCCGCTCGTATGAACGGTGCGCAACCGGGCGCGGGCAACATGTTCGAACTTGATGCCATCGCGGCTTGTTTCGTGGGCGGCGCTTCGACGACCGGTGGTATTGGACGGGTAAACGGTGCCTTGATTGGTGGTCTTGTTATGGCTGTCCTTTCAAATGGAATGCAGTTGATGGGCGCTTCGACTTCCACCCAGCAGATCGTCAAGGGTGCGGTTCTTTTGCTTGCGGTTGCCTTCGACGTCTACAACAAGCGTCGCTCGGCAGTCTCCGCCTAG